One Glycine max cultivar Williams 82 chromosome 4, Glycine_max_v4.0, whole genome shotgun sequence DNA segment encodes these proteins:
- the LOC102661929 gene encoding protein ALP1-like, with the protein MLASFLQIVGQNTRYCVIRNTFGRSQFATSENFHKILKALNSLAPDLMVRPGSTVPAKIRESTRFYPYFKDCIGAIDGTHIPASVKGRDVSSYRDRHGNISQNVLAACNFDLEFMYVLSGWEGSAHDSKVLSDALARKNGLKVPQGKYYLVDCGFPNRRKFLAPYRGVRYHLQDFAGHSNDPENEKELFNLRHASLRNVIERIFGIFKSRFTIFKSAPPFLFKTQAELVLACAALHNFLRKECRSDEFPVEPTDESSSSSSVLPNYEDNDHEPIVQTQEQEREDANIWRTNIGSDMWRNANN; encoded by the exons ATGCTTGCATCATTCCTACAGATTGTCGGCCAGAACACTCGATATTGTGTAATCCGCAATACATTTGGCCGATCACAATTTGCTACAAGTGAAAATTTTCACAAGATTTTGAAAGCTCTGAACTCATTAGCACCTGATTTAATGGTTAGACCAGGCTCAACTGTGCCTGCAAAAATAAGGGAAAGCACAAGGTTTTATCCTTATTTTAAG GATTGCATTGGAGCTATTGATGGTACACATATTCCCGCATCAGTAAAAGGACGAGATGTAAGCAGTTATCGTGATCGTCATGGAAATATATCACAAAATGTATTAGCTGCTTGTAACTTTGATTTGGAATTCATGTACGTTCTTAGCGGGTGGGAGGGTTCAGCACATGATTCCAAGGTGTTAAGTGATGCTTTGGCAAGGAAGAATGGACTTAAAGTGCCCCAAGGTAAGTATTATCTGGTGGATTGTGGATTTCCTAATCGACGCAAATTTTTAGCCCCATATCGAGGTGTACGATATCATCTACAAGATTTTGCAGGTCACAGTAATGACcctgaaaatgaaaaggaattatTTAATCTTCGGCATGCATCCTTAAGGAATGTGATTGAGAGGATATTTGGTATTTTTAAATCGCGGTTCACAATTTTTAAGTCAGCACCTCCATTTCTATTTAAAACACAAGCAGAGCTTGTGTTGGCATGTGCAGCACTTCATAATTTTCTTCGCAAAGAATGTCGTTCTGATGAATTTCCAGTGGAACCTACTGACgagtcttcatcttcatcttcagtgTTACCAAATTACGAAGACAATGATCATGAACCCATTGTTCAAACACAAGAGCAGGAACGAGAAGATGCTAATATATGGAGGACTAATATAGGTTCAGATATGTGGAGAAATGCTAATAATTAG